ATGCTGGCTTCCGCGATATCGTGGGCCAGATCGTCGTCATCGGTATAGAAGGGCGGCAGATCCGGGCCGAGAGCAACGCGGGCGGCACCCGTGAGCGTTGCCATGTCAATCATCAGGTCCGGCGCATCCTCGTCGGCATAGGCCAGCGCATCGGCCAGAACGAGACGGCCTTCCGCATCCGTATTGTCGATCTGTACCGTCAGGCCCTTGCGGCTCCTGTAGATGTCACCGGGACGGAAGGCGTTGGCGGAAATGGAGTTTTCGACGGCGGGCACCAGGACGCGAAGATTGACCGGCAGTTTCGCGTCCATGATCATCAGCGCGAGACCGAGAACATTGGCCGCACCACCCATGTCCTTCTTCATCAGCGCCATGGAGGCGGCTGGCTTGATATCGAGACCACCAGTATCGAAGCAGACACCCTTGCCAACGAGGGTCAGGCGGGGATTTCCCTTCTTGCCCCAGTTCATTTCCAGAAGGCGCGGTGCGCTTTCGCTGGCGCGGCCGACGGCATGGATGAGCGGGAAGTTTTCCTTCAGCAGATCGTCGCCGGTAATGACGCCCACCTTTGCCTTGTAGTGTGCGGCAAGGCTGCGGAAGGCGATCTCAAGCTCGTCCGGTCCCATATCGTTGGCCGGAACATTGATGAGATCGCGGGCGAGGAAGACGCCGGCCAGAACGCGCTTGATCTCGCCATCTTCGGCATCCTGCGGAATGAGAAGCTTGGCCCCGCTGGTTTTGGTTGTCTTGTATTTGTCGAAGCGGTAGCTGCCGAGGCCGAAACCGAGAGCCAGCCGATTGGCCGTCAATGGCGCGGTTTCAATATGCCACTCGCCTTCGGGCAGCTCGCGGGCCAGTTTTCCGGTTATGAACGGGATTTCTGAGGGATTGCCGCCAAGGCCGAGAAGAACGCCACCCAGCGAACCATCGGAAGAGGGAACAAGCAATACGGCGCCTGCTTCGGCCTTGAAACCCGCTTTTTTCGCCCAGTCCAGAGCAACAGGATCGATGGCACCCTGTTCGATATGGGCTGGCGTCACGGCGAAAACCGGCAGGGTGCTGCCAGCCTTGGAGCTGAAAGGTGTCGGGCGTTCGATGAACTGATAGGGCGCCATGGTCTGCTTTCGTAACTGTCGAGAATCGGTGCGATTAACGCTCTGTTAGGGTTAACAGATTATTGCTTAAGCGAAAGTTGCGTCATGTGAGTCTGTCGTATGTCGGGCGCAAGATCGATAATTCTTGGGCGGGAGCACTGCCA
This region of Agrobacterium tumefaciens genomic DNA includes:
- a CDS encoding leucyl aminopeptidase; translated protein: MAPYQFIERPTPFSSKAGSTLPVFAVTPAHIEQGAIDPVALDWAKKAGFKAEAGAVLLVPSSDGSLGGVLLGLGGNPSEIPFITGKLARELPEGEWHIETAPLTANRLALGFGLGSYRFDKYKTTKTSGAKLLIPQDAEDGEIKRVLAGVFLARDLINVPANDMGPDELEIAFRSLAAHYKAKVGVITGDDLLKENFPLIHAVGRASESAPRLLEMNWGKKGNPRLTLVGKGVCFDTGGLDIKPAASMALMKKDMGGAANVLGLALMIMDAKLPVNLRVLVPAVENSISANAFRPGDIYRSRKGLTVQIDNTDAEGRLVLADALAYADEDAPDLMIDMATLTGAARVALGPDLPPFYTDDDDLAHDIAEASIDTDDPLWRMPLYMGYDKDIRSRAADITNAPSGGMAGSITAALFLKRFVTNTKKWAHFDIYGWSLSERHHSSIGGEAQGIRALFHYITHQFAK